A window from Sphingobacterium hotanense encodes these proteins:
- a CDS encoding alpha/beta hydrolase family protein: MKKTYTNFLKVGMLMVCFAIKLPVVCLNAQSKVNWDDRASGTWPIETRQIGIKSTKDASIQQSYLYQSKSKEKRPLIISLHTWGGNFTQRDPLLKYCMQADVNYLHPDFRGPNKRPEAAGSELVIQDIDDAIQWALDSLQVDRHNIHVVGVSGGGFACGLTYMRSKHPIKSFHAFVGIYNLEDWYYESLGRKNGYAKDIVRITGGRNDKPNFEEARKRSVLLMPTPVKQRKDATLHIYAGINDGYTGSVPISHSLELYNKVVKDFDKDAGKRLIPVEDSYTLLKRRTSPNFQVESKAFMGKDIIYRKQYENKVEVIIFDGGHEMPDENLLERIF; this comes from the coding sequence ATGAAAAAAACTTATACCAATTTCTTAAAGGTCGGCATGCTGATGGTTTGCTTTGCAATAAAACTACCCGTAGTATGTTTAAATGCACAAAGCAAGGTCAATTGGGATGATAGGGCTAGCGGAACCTGGCCTATTGAAACACGACAAATTGGAATTAAATCAACAAAGGACGCTAGTATTCAGCAATCTTATCTATACCAAAGTAAGAGCAAGGAAAAACGACCATTGATTATCAGTTTGCATACCTGGGGCGGCAACTTCACTCAAAGAGATCCATTACTGAAATACTGTATGCAGGCCGACGTCAATTATTTACATCCGGATTTTCGTGGTCCTAATAAAAGACCGGAGGCTGCAGGTAGCGAGCTGGTAATACAGGACATTGACGATGCAATTCAATGGGCTTTAGATTCTCTTCAAGTTGATCGTCACAATATTCATGTAGTAGGCGTCAGCGGAGGCGGCTTCGCATGTGGATTAACGTATATGCGCAGCAAACATCCGATAAAGTCCTTCCATGCTTTCGTGGGGATATACAACTTGGAGGATTGGTATTATGAATCGCTGGGTCGCAAAAATGGATATGCAAAGGATATTGTTCGCATTACGGGAGGCCGGAACGATAAGCCAAATTTCGAAGAGGCCAGAAAGCGTTCGGTCCTCTTGATGCCAACTCCAGTAAAACAACGAAAAGACGCGACATTACACATTTATGCGGGGATCAACGATGGTTATACCGGTTCGGTTCCTATTTCGCATAGTCTGGAATTATATAACAAAGTCGTAAAGGATTTCGATAAAGACGCAGGCAAACGACTTATCCCTGTGGAGGATAGCTATACCTTATTGAAACGACGGACTAGTCCAAACTTCCAAGTGGAATCGAAAGCCTTTATGGGAAAAGACATTATCTATAGAAAACAATATGAGAATAAAGTCGAGGTCATCATATTCGACGGTGGCCATGAGATGCCGGATGAAAACCTTTTAGAACGCATATTCTAA
- a CDS encoding SusC/RagA family TonB-linked outer membrane protein codes for MRKDYLFFLAVSAALSPTLLHAKIPIKTYHEFKLQQAQTFEVRGQVVSSESNEPLAGVTISVAGSTKKTATDDQGNFTIEVKQGDKLYFNMLNFSTYEYTVTRAESNLQIKLQSTTADLDEVVVIGYGTAKKSDLTGSITRVDANQFKNQPTTQLTEMLNGTVAGFISNQSTRASGESDMEVRGPKSLNASTSPMIVLDGVIFNGSIADINPSDIETMDILKDASSTAVYGARAAAGVIQVTTKKGVTGTPRITMEANFGVANLMHAFKPYDGPGYIQFRTDVMRGYNPTKPNFYYNNPNNLPDGVTLEQWRTASNNPQADNTREWLSRLNFYDIEVDNYMAGKEIYWLDEVFRQGLKQNYNLNISGGAEKVKYYWSLGYQDNEGIMLGDDFNTIRSRINTDFTITNWLSAGINAQFADKNQTQIIPSINAMFNMSPYGSMYDEDGNLVWYPNSFAVATPLINNLGGQDQKNKINSLFSSVYMNIKLPFDINYKVSFQPRYEFAKLYDFYPSTTVTGGSTYKDGYAKREEESSFEWMLDHLVHWNKKFGMHQLDVTLLYSAEKIDSWHSILTNQSFSPNQWLGYHGIQFGSDHKVASEDKRATGDAAMARLNYTLNDKYLFTASVRRDGYSAFGKKNPRAVFPAFAFAWRLSQEPFFNVDQINDLKIRASWGRNGNRSIGEYAALATVNSNRYYNGVTTQIGVFNNTLSNYDLKWEQTESYNLGIDLAMFKNRLSITADVYDMTTVDLLMNRKLPEITGYTSIVSNLGKLSNKGWELSINTVNIDRENLRWNSSFVYSGNRNKIEELFGDFGETTISGVTGYQELPDYTNEWFPGQSIDAIWTYKINGIWQAEEAEEAAKYGLKPGDFKVQDLDGNFKYDALIDKQFIGYERPRHRLGLRNSIDFLKNFNVTFFLRAELGHLGNLQEAQRAGGTDTYDKRSTYDLPYWTAENRNNDYPRLNALTTVFGGGIRTYKSAAFLRLQDLSFSYTVPSNTLERLKVKNLRIFLAARNVFTIDKWPGWDPETAYPGADPTTTYTNALNAMPMPRTFSAGVNFSL; via the coding sequence ATGAGAAAAGACTACTTGTTTTTCTTGGCAGTATCCGCGGCACTCAGCCCAACGCTTCTGCACGCAAAGATTCCGATCAAAACGTACCATGAGTTTAAACTTCAACAGGCGCAAACCTTCGAGGTTCGTGGGCAAGTTGTATCCTCGGAAAGCAACGAACCACTGGCAGGTGTAACCATATCTGTGGCAGGCTCTACAAAAAAGACAGCAACTGATGATCAAGGTAATTTCACAATCGAAGTGAAACAAGGGGATAAACTATACTTCAATATGTTGAACTTCAGTACTTATGAATATACCGTCACACGAGCTGAAAGCAATTTACAAATTAAGCTTCAAAGTACTACTGCTGACCTAGATGAAGTTGTGGTCATTGGATACGGTACGGCGAAGAAGAGCGATCTGACGGGTTCAATAACTCGCGTGGATGCAAACCAATTTAAAAATCAACCGACAACACAGTTGACAGAGATGCTAAATGGTACAGTTGCGGGTTTTATTTCCAACCAGAGTACTCGCGCTTCCGGCGAAAGCGATATGGAAGTGCGCGGGCCGAAATCATTGAATGCATCCACTAGCCCAATGATCGTATTGGATGGTGTTATCTTCAATGGTAGTATTGCGGATATCAATCCTTCAGACATTGAAACGATGGATATCTTGAAAGATGCGAGTTCAACGGCGGTTTATGGTGCGCGAGCTGCAGCTGGTGTTATTCAAGTAACGACTAAAAAAGGCGTTACAGGAACTCCGCGAATTACGATGGAGGCTAATTTTGGTGTGGCGAATTTAATGCACGCATTCAAGCCGTATGACGGACCAGGATACATTCAATTCAGAACCGACGTTATGCGCGGCTACAATCCAACTAAGCCTAATTTCTACTATAATAATCCAAACAACCTGCCTGACGGTGTAACGCTCGAGCAATGGAGAACGGCTAGTAATAATCCGCAAGCAGATAATACCCGCGAATGGTTAAGCCGATTGAATTTCTATGATATCGAAGTGGATAATTATATGGCTGGAAAAGAGATTTATTGGCTGGATGAGGTTTTCAGACAAGGTCTTAAACAGAATTATAACTTAAATATATCAGGGGGTGCGGAGAAGGTAAAATACTATTGGTCACTCGGTTATCAAGATAATGAAGGGATCATGCTAGGTGATGATTTTAATACGATTCGAAGCCGTATCAATACCGATTTTACCATCACAAACTGGTTATCTGCAGGTATCAACGCGCAGTTTGCAGATAAAAATCAAACCCAGATTATCCCGAGTATCAATGCCATGTTCAACATGAGTCCTTACGGAAGTATGTATGATGAAGATGGAAATTTGGTTTGGTATCCTAACAGTTTTGCTGTGGCTACGCCATTGATCAATAACCTCGGTGGTCAGGACCAGAAAAATAAGATCAACAGCTTATTTTCATCTGTCTATATGAATATTAAACTACCGTTTGATATCAATTATAAAGTTTCCTTCCAGCCACGATATGAGTTTGCAAAACTCTATGATTTCTATCCTTCAACTACTGTTACAGGAGGATCTACCTATAAAGATGGGTATGCAAAGCGCGAAGAGGAATCGAGCTTTGAATGGATGCTAGATCATTTGGTGCATTGGAACAAAAAGTTTGGAATGCATCAGCTTGACGTGACGTTGTTATACAGTGCGGAGAAGATCGATAGTTGGCATTCGATCTTAACGAATCAGAGCTTTAGTCCAAACCAGTGGTTAGGCTATCACGGGATTCAATTTGGATCGGATCATAAAGTAGCATCAGAAGATAAAAGAGCCACTGGCGATGCAGCAATGGCACGTTTGAATTATACGCTAAACGATAAATACTTATTCACAGCATCTGTCCGTCGCGACGGTTATTCGGCATTTGGGAAAAAGAATCCAAGAGCGGTATTTCCAGCTTTTGCCTTCGCATGGAGACTATCTCAAGAACCTTTCTTCAATGTCGATCAAATCAATGATTTAAAAATACGTGCTTCGTGGGGTAGAAACGGTAACCGCTCTATCGGAGAATATGCAGCTTTAGCAACGGTCAATTCAAACCGTTATTATAATGGAGTGACGACACAAATTGGGGTTTTCAATAATACGCTTTCGAACTATGACTTAAAATGGGAGCAAACTGAATCTTACAATTTGGGAATTGACCTAGCCATGTTCAAGAATAGATTGAGTATTACGGCTGATGTTTACGACATGACGACAGTCGATTTGTTGATGAACAGAAAACTGCCTGAGATTACTGGTTATACCAGTATTGTATCCAATCTCGGTAAACTGAGCAATAAGGGTTGGGAACTTTCAATCAATACGGTTAACATCGATAGAGAAAATTTAAGATGGAATAGCAGTTTCGTTTATTCAGGAAATAGAAACAAAATTGAAGAACTGTTTGGCGACTTCGGCGAAACGACCATTAGTGGAGTAACGGGTTATCAAGAATTGCCAGACTATACCAACGAATGGTTTCCTGGTCAATCAATCGACGCAATCTGGACCTATAAGATAAATGGAATATGGCAAGCCGAAGAAGCCGAAGAAGCAGCGAAATATGGCTTGAAACCAGGAGATTTTAAAGTGCAAGATCTCGATGGAAACTTCAAATATGATGCGTTAATTGACAAGCAGTTTATTGGATATGAACGTCCTCGTCATCGACTAGGTTTAAGAAACTCGATCGATTTCTTGAAAAACTTTAACGTTACTTTCTTTTTAAGAGCGGAACTAGGTCATCTGGGCAATCTGCAGGAAGCGCAGCGCGCAGGAGGTACCGATACGTATGACAAACGCAGTACCTATGATCTCCCATATTGGACAGCAGAAAACAGAAATAATGATTATCCAAGACTGAATGCTCTAACAACGGTTTTTGGTGGCGGTATACGTACATATAAGTCTGCAGCTTTCTTGCGCTTGCAAGATTTATCTTTCTCTTATACCGTTCCTTCAAACACGTTGGAACGTCTTAAAGTTAAGAACTTACGAATTTTCCTAGCGGCGCGAAACGTCTTTACGATAGACAAATGGCCGGGCTGGGATCCAGAAACAGCCTATCCAGGGGCAGATCCGACGACCACATATACCAATGCGTTGAATGCGATGCCTATGCCACGTACATTTTCTGCCGGCGTAAATTTCTCACTATAA
- a CDS encoding RagB/SusD family nutrient uptake outer membrane protein yields the protein MKKLNIIIAGFFLTIITLSCSKSWLDPEPLSFYTPENVYQDPQGLASLAVTLKRDLKQETHNMNKGLHNLIMEFAASDLGSPWSQLDFYKLTPNNDVYYNFLKMFVLMFENVKNCNVLISKCETVQFKDDNEKNAMLAQGLFYRSYWYYRLVHSYGDVPFIGEEIEGAKLDFQSHSRTAILKKIQADLEFAAQWLPVSAAAGELTKGAANHLLTKVYLANLEFDKAIATASAVINGPYALMTERFGKDAANTYRNVMWDLHRPENVSLANNKETILATIDRFEAPADARSAGLFTMRYYGCSWFQAPVRDSEGKAGMVASGPMYDSLGRGNANVRLTGFYQYDTWSYKGATWKTTTDLRRADANWVDNHEYKYNNPNSKDFGKPVNPAYFADPLDTFRSIYAVPHYKLYAPEQNKTAIPQGGNGDFYVFRLAETYLLRAEAYFWKGQLDLAAEDINKVRTRAKALPMTAAEVTVDFIMDERARELFTEEPRHSEMVRISFILAAKNLQGYSLANFSEKNYYFDRVKRKNPTYDQKISMLGNVANIAPFHVLWPIPSTVITANTKGVINQNKGYDGAERNVPPIETIP from the coding sequence ATGAAAAAACTAAATATAATCATAGCGGGATTCTTTCTGACGATCATAACGCTCTCTTGTAGCAAATCCTGGCTAGATCCAGAGCCGCTTTCGTTTTACACGCCCGAAAATGTTTATCAGGATCCACAAGGCTTAGCTTCTCTCGCTGTCACGTTGAAGAGGGATTTGAAGCAAGAGACGCACAATATGAACAAAGGATTACATAATCTAATTATGGAGTTCGCTGCTTCTGATTTGGGATCCCCTTGGTCACAACTTGATTTTTACAAATTGACTCCGAACAATGATGTGTATTACAACTTCCTGAAAATGTTTGTCTTAATGTTTGAAAATGTGAAGAATTGTAATGTTTTGATTTCAAAATGCGAGACGGTTCAATTTAAAGACGATAATGAAAAGAACGCGATGCTTGCACAGGGACTTTTCTATCGTTCTTATTGGTACTATCGTCTGGTTCATAGTTATGGCGATGTCCCATTTATTGGTGAGGAAATCGAAGGAGCCAAATTAGATTTTCAATCGCATAGTCGCACAGCAATTTTGAAGAAAATTCAAGCAGATTTAGAATTTGCTGCACAATGGCTTCCAGTTTCGGCAGCGGCAGGCGAACTGACCAAGGGAGCTGCTAATCACTTATTGACCAAAGTATATCTCGCGAACTTGGAATTTGATAAGGCTATCGCTACAGCAAGTGCTGTCATCAATGGGCCCTATGCTTTAATGACGGAGCGCTTTGGTAAAGACGCGGCGAACACGTACAGAAACGTTATGTGGGATTTGCATAGGCCTGAGAACGTGTCGCTGGCAAACAATAAGGAAACTATTTTGGCAACAATAGACCGCTTTGAAGCGCCTGCTGATGCTCGTTCTGCCGGCTTGTTTACTATGCGCTACTACGGATGTTCATGGTTTCAGGCGCCTGTGCGCGATAGTGAGGGGAAAGCAGGCATGGTTGCTTCAGGTCCAATGTACGACTCATTGGGAAGAGGGAATGCGAATGTGCGCTTGACCGGATTTTACCAATACGATACTTGGTCGTATAAAGGCGCGACATGGAAAACAACGACCGATTTAAGAAGAGCTGATGCAAACTGGGTGGACAACCATGAGTATAAATATAACAACCCGAATTCAAAAGATTTTGGAAAACCAGTAAACCCAGCATACTTCGCAGATCCACTGGATACGTTCCGTAGTATTTATGCGGTTCCGCATTATAAATTATACGCTCCGGAGCAGAATAAAACCGCAATCCCACAAGGAGGAAACGGCGACTTCTATGTATTTAGATTAGCAGAAACTTATCTGTTGCGTGCTGAAGCCTATTTCTGGAAGGGACAATTGGATTTGGCCGCTGAGGATATCAATAAAGTTAGAACCCGTGCGAAGGCCTTACCAATGACGGCTGCGGAAGTAACGGTAGATTTTATTATGGATGAGCGTGCAAGAGAGTTGTTTACCGAGGAGCCACGGCATTCAGAAATGGTCAGGATTTCGTTCATCTTAGCGGCGAAGAACCTACAGGGCTATTCCTTAGCGAATTTCTCGGAGAAGAATTATTACTTCGATCGCGTGAAGCGGAAGAATCCTACCTACGATCAGAAAATCTCGATGTTAGGAAACGTGGCTAATATTGCTCCATTCCATGTGCTTTGGCCAATTCCTTCTACAGTGATTACTGCCAATACAAAAGGTGTGATCAATCAGAACAAGGGCTATGATGGAGCTGAAAGAAATGTGCCACCAATTGAAACAATCCCTTAA
- a CDS encoding 3-keto-disaccharide hydrolase, which yields MKIISAILLGLHLTASPNIEIPKVSSSVEMWQSKGQWETLFDGKDASKHWTSVKGGGFPTQGWKVEDGVLKLVPGQKGGDIISKKVYSDFILEMEFKLDKNTNSGVKYLVSPLQTKAGKVELNGPEYQMIDDFNHESVKGGISPKTETGSAYLLYAPDKNKVLRPHGQWNKARIVVKGNSVEHWLNGKKILSYERGTDEFRALVAGTKFEMYSSRYGEAVSGHIMLTDHQDASSFRNIRIKRI from the coding sequence ATGAAAATAATCAGTGCAATCCTATTAGGGCTACATTTAACGGCTTCGCCAAATATTGAAATTCCGAAAGTATCGAGCTCCGTTGAAATGTGGCAATCTAAGGGCCAGTGGGAAACCCTATTTGATGGAAAAGATGCTTCCAAACATTGGACTAGTGTCAAGGGCGGAGGCTTTCCAACGCAAGGTTGGAAAGTCGAGGATGGGGTTTTGAAACTCGTTCCTGGTCAAAAAGGAGGCGACATCATCAGCAAAAAGGTTTACAGCGATTTCATTCTAGAAATGGAGTTCAAATTGGATAAAAACACTAACTCTGGTGTGAAGTATCTGGTGAGCCCTTTGCAAACGAAGGCTGGAAAGGTTGAACTAAACGGCCCGGAATATCAGATGATCGATGATTTTAACCATGAATCAGTCAAAGGTGGCATCAGTCCAAAGACGGAAACCGGATCGGCCTATTTGCTCTATGCGCCCGATAAGAACAAAGTGCTTAGGCCACACGGACAGTGGAACAAAGCGAGAATTGTTGTCAAGGGTAATTCGGTTGAGCATTGGCTGAATGGTAAGAAGATCTTAAGTTATGAACGCGGTACGGATGAGTTTCGTGCCTTGGTCGCAGGAACAAAGTTTGAAATGTATAGCTCGCGGTATGGCGAAGCAGTTTCAGGACATATTATGCTGACGGATCACCAGGATGCTTCTAGCTTTCGAAATATTCGGATTAAAAGAATTTAA
- a CDS encoding Gfo/Idh/MocA family protein, producing MKDNHISRRKFIENSSIALSGIAVLPGNLSLFGLSNAAKRLRIGVIGVGSRGRGLLSLLKDIKDVEVAAICDLREDNILAAKKMIAPSAKVYKDYKELVKDKKVDAVIIATPLYLHYPMAVDALQNKKHVYLEKAISYDIPQAIDLVKQVERSGMVFQVGHQYRYYGLYKRIKEIIDKGWLGKVLHYECQYHRNSNWRFPVPAGMDERFVNWRMYKASSGGLMTELCGHPIDVVNWMVGAAPLRVTGIGGVDYWKDGRENYDNVRVVYEYPNGVKSSVSSILSNAYKGYGIRILGDKGSIIVTQDQARLFSENVKREIGTVDGVTGATKAVHYGDGEIVDFSDLDPLKKDPTYYALVDFLECIRTGKKPAADVYTGRDVAIASHMANIAMETHQEQVWKPEYSI from the coding sequence ATGAAAGATAACCATATTTCCAGAAGGAAGTTTATTGAAAATAGCAGTATTGCACTCTCGGGGATCGCCGTATTACCGGGTAACCTAAGTCTCTTTGGATTATCAAATGCAGCGAAGAGATTACGGATAGGGGTAATCGGTGTAGGAAGTCGTGGCAGAGGCTTATTAAGCCTACTTAAAGATATCAAAGACGTGGAGGTCGCTGCAATCTGCGATCTCCGCGAAGACAATATCCTTGCGGCAAAGAAAATGATAGCCCCCTCTGCAAAAGTCTATAAGGACTATAAAGAGTTAGTAAAAGATAAAAAGGTTGATGCCGTAATTATTGCGACGCCTTTGTATCTGCATTATCCGATGGCAGTGGATGCCTTGCAAAATAAAAAACACGTCTACCTGGAAAAGGCGATCTCCTATGATATTCCGCAAGCGATTGATTTAGTGAAGCAAGTGGAACGGTCGGGGATGGTCTTTCAGGTGGGACATCAATACCGATACTACGGATTATATAAACGCATCAAAGAGATTATCGATAAAGGATGGCTAGGAAAGGTGCTGCATTATGAATGTCAGTATCATCGCAATTCAAACTGGCGTTTTCCGGTTCCCGCGGGCATGGATGAGCGCTTCGTGAATTGGCGGATGTACAAGGCCTCCAGTGGCGGACTGATGACTGAGCTATGCGGTCACCCTATCGATGTGGTGAACTGGATGGTTGGTGCTGCGCCTTTGCGAGTAACCGGTATTGGGGGAGTGGATTATTGGAAAGATGGTCGAGAGAACTATGACAACGTCCGAGTGGTTTATGAATATCCTAATGGCGTAAAGTCTAGCGTTTCTTCCATCTTGTCGAATGCCTATAAGGGTTATGGTATTCGTATACTTGGCGATAAAGGATCAATTATAGTGACGCAAGATCAAGCCCGTTTATTTTCGGAGAATGTAAAAAGAGAAATAGGGACTGTCGATGGCGTGACGGGTGCTACGAAGGCTGTTCATTACGGCGACGGCGAAATAGTAGACTTTTCAGATTTAGATCCATTGAAAAAGGACCCTACTTACTACGCTTTGGTCGACTTTTTGGAATGTATTCGGACAGGGAAGAAGCCTGCTGCGGATGTGTATACAGGCAGAGATGTTGCGATTGCGAGCCACATGGCGAATATTGCGATGGAAACGCATCAGGAACAAGTGTGGAAGCCGGAGTATAGTATTTAG
- a CDS encoding Gfo/Idh/MocA family protein: protein MSTDRRSFLKLSGLAGLGILSNKVSASPLDEQSNYHQILRESQQSYKPIFNMSGYAAPALSTVRTGFVGVGNRGSAAVYRLSMIEGVSIKGICDIRDEKAQAAKKRIVTSGHEAKIYSGKAESWKEMCRRDDIDFVYIATNWALHAEMAIYAMEQGKHVAVEIPAAVTIEECWQLVMTSERTKKHCVILENCCYDFFEMLTLNLARQGFFGDIVHCEGAYIHDILESLFKDEARFEKWRLMENAKRNGNLYPTHGLGPIAQVLKINRGNKMEFMTSMASNDFSLRPKTEELAKTNKEFEKYLKYPFRGNMNTSTIKNNDGSTIMLQHDVSTPRPYSRIHLISGTKAFAQKYPLPAKLAIGHEKFMDDDEFKKIEAENTPKIISQIGEMAKEVGGHGGMDFIMDWRLIDCLRNGLPVDMDVYDAASWSSIAPLSEWSVANGSKPIAIPDFTMGRWKANKVHNIHLETGGNTKVLKSNK, encoded by the coding sequence ATGTCAACAGATAGAAGATCATTTCTTAAGTTATCTGGACTTGCCGGTCTAGGTATTCTTTCCAACAAAGTCTCTGCAAGTCCGTTGGACGAGCAAAGTAACTATCATCAAATTCTTCGAGAGTCTCAGCAAAGCTATAAGCCAATATTTAATATGTCGGGTTATGCTGCACCAGCCTTATCCACGGTACGTACCGGTTTTGTGGGCGTTGGAAATCGTGGTTCGGCAGCGGTTTACCGTTTGAGTATGATTGAAGGCGTATCCATCAAGGGGATTTGTGATATCCGTGATGAGAAAGCACAAGCGGCGAAAAAGCGTATTGTGACTTCCGGTCATGAAGCAAAGATATATAGCGGTAAGGCGGAGTCGTGGAAGGAGATGTGTCGCCGCGACGATATCGATTTTGTTTATATCGCTACCAACTGGGCTCTGCATGCGGAGATGGCTATCTATGCGATGGAACAAGGGAAGCATGTTGCGGTTGAGATTCCAGCGGCAGTGACGATTGAGGAATGTTGGCAGTTGGTCATGACTTCAGAACGCACTAAAAAACATTGTGTTATTCTGGAGAATTGCTGTTATGATTTCTTTGAGATGCTGACGCTGAATTTGGCAAGACAAGGCTTTTTCGGTGATATTGTTCACTGTGAAGGCGCTTATATCCACGATATCTTGGAAAGTCTGTTCAAAGATGAGGCGCGATTTGAGAAATGGCGCTTGATGGAGAATGCAAAGCGCAACGGAAACCTATATCCAACACATGGTTTGGGCCCGATTGCTCAAGTTCTTAAAATCAACCGTGGCAATAAGATGGAATTCATGACTTCGATGGCTTCGAATGATTTCTCCCTTCGACCAAAGACGGAAGAGTTGGCAAAGACCAATAAGGAATTTGAGAAGTATCTTAAATATCCTTTTCGTGGTAACATGAATACATCAACGATTAAGAATAATGACGGCAGTACCATTATGCTTCAGCATGACGTAAGTACACCAAGACCTTATTCGCGCATACATTTAATTTCAGGAACAAAGGCTTTTGCTCAGAAATATCCATTGCCTGCGAAATTGGCTATTGGGCATGAAAAATTCATGGATGATGATGAGTTCAAGAAAATTGAGGCGGAGAACACGCCGAAGATCATCAGTCAGATTGGTGAGATGGCGAAAGAAGTAGGGGGGCATGGAGGCATGGACTTTATCATGGATTGGCGCCTGATCGACTGTTTGCGTAATGGCTTACCTGTTGATATGGATGTTTATGATGCGGCTTCTTGGTCGTCTATTGCACCGCTGAGCGAATGGTCGGTAGCGAACGGTTCAAAACCCATTGCTATTCCTGACTTTACGATGGGCCGTTGGAAAGCCAATAAAGTCCACAATATCCATTTGGAAACAGGGGGCAATACCAAAGTATTAAAATCGAATAAATAA
- a CDS encoding glucosamine-6-phosphate deaminase, whose protein sequence is MNVEIFPDRESLGAHAGAKGAELIKEVIREKGEANIILATGQSQFETLETLIEDKEIDWSKVRMFHLDEYIGMPITHKASFRKYLNERFVDKVGTLKEVVLINGEGDAQEECNRLGDIIRNYPIDVAFVGIGENGHLAFNDPPADFDVEDPYLVVDLDAICRQQQMGEGWFNSIDEVPLQAISMSIKQIMKSKKIICAVPDERKALAVKNCLTKEVSNLHPASILQNHPACYCYLDKGSASLL, encoded by the coding sequence ATGAATGTAGAAATTTTCCCGGATCGGGAATCTTTAGGGGCTCATGCTGGAGCAAAGGGAGCGGAACTGATTAAAGAAGTTATCCGTGAGAAAGGCGAAGCAAATATCATTTTGGCTACGGGGCAAAGTCAGTTTGAGACATTGGAGACTTTGATAGAAGATAAGGAAATAGATTGGTCTAAAGTCCGTATGTTTCATTTGGATGAATATATCGGTATGCCGATTACGCACAAAGCAAGCTTTAGGAAATATTTGAACGAGCGGTTTGTTGATAAGGTCGGAACTTTGAAAGAAGTGGTGCTTATTAATGGAGAAGGGGATGCGCAGGAAGAGTGCAACCGCTTAGGAGATATTATTAGAAATTACCCAATCGATGTGGCCTTCGTTGGAATCGGTGAGAATGGTCACTTAGCATTCAATGACCCGCCGGCAGATTTTGACGTAGAAGATCCTTACCTCGTTGTCGACTTGGATGCTATTTGCAGACAGCAGCAAATGGGCGAGGGATGGTTTAATAGCATCGATGAAGTGCCATTGCAGGCAATTTCGATGTCTATCAAGCAGATCATGAAGTCGAAAAAAATAATCTGTGCTGTACCCGATGAGCGGAAGGCGCTTGCGGTGAAGAACTGTCTGACGAAAGAAGTTTCCAATCTACATCCGGCGAGTATTTTGCAAAATCATCCTGCTTGCTATTGCTATTTAGACAAAGGATCAGCTTCTTTGCTATAA